The window GTCCGGATACTGATGGCTTAAAATCAGGATGTTGTCGGCTTCCCGCAAGAAATCGGCCGCTTCATTCCGGCTAATCATCTTTTTTATCACTCCTTAGGTCATTGAGCATCCGCGAAATATTCGCACTGTATTCGATGGAGTCAGTGGCCTTAAAGGTGAGCTCGGGCACATGCCTGAGCTCCAGACGGGCGCCAAGCTCATGGCGGATGAAGCCGGAGGCGGATTTCAGTCCGATAACGGCTTTTTTCGCTTGCTCAATGCCCTCCATTGCGCTGACAAAAACGGTGCAGTAAGATAAATCACTCGTAACGTCTACCCTGACAATGCTGATCAGCCCCTGTACCCGCGGGTCTTTGAGCTCGCGGAATACCGCCGTCAGTTCTCTTTTGATATCTTCGGTAGTGCGTCCCATTCTGTGGCTGGCCATGTTATACCTCCGTATTTTACACTCTCCGCGTTAGTCCTTGTATTCCTCCATCATGAAGGCTTCCAGAATATCCCCTTCTTTGATGTCGTTGAAGCGCTCAAGTCCAATGCCGCAGTCATAGCCTTCGGCAACGTCTTTTACGTCATCCTTGAAACGGCGCAGAGAAGCAATCTTGTCCTCAGTGATGACAATTCCGTCGCGCACAACGCGGATCTGCGCGGCGCGGTTAATCTTGCCCGTGGTAACGTGAGCGCCGACGATGGTGCCCACATTGGTAATTTTATAAACTTCGCGGCACTCGGCCTTTCCAAGGGCGAGTTCACGGAATTTCGGCGCGAGCATGCCTTTCATGGCGGCTTCTATTTCACCGATGCAGTCGTAAATGATGCGGTACAAACGCATATCCACGCCGTCGCGCTTTGCGGTTTCTTCGGCGACCGGATCCGGGCGCACGTTAAAGCCGACAATAATGGCGTTGGAAGCGGATGCGAGCATAACGTCGGATTCACTGATCGCGCCGACGCCGTTATGAATCACATTCACGCGGACTTCTTCGTTGCCCAGTTTTTCGAGTGACTGGCGAACCGCCTCGACGGAACCCTGCACATCGGCCTTCACAATGATCTGAAGTTCCTTCATATCGCCCTCTTTCATCTGATCGAACAGATTATCCAGGGTGACCTTTGTGCGGGAATTGAACCGTTCTTCCTTGATTTCGGTACGGCGCTGATCGACCAGTTCCCTTGCGAGGCGCTCATCGGAAACAGCGTTGAAAATATCGCCGCCGGTCGGCACATCGTCAAGTCCGGTAATTTCAACCGGGACGCTCGGGCCTGCCTGCTCAATTTTTTCACCGTCCGCATTCGTCATCGCGCGGACGCGGCCAA of the uncultured Caproiciproducens sp. genome contains:
- the rbfA gene encoding 30S ribosome-binding factor RbfA; translation: MASHRMGRTTEDIKRELTAVFRELKDPRVQGLISIVRVDVTSDLSYCTVFVSAMEGIEQAKKAVIGLKSASGFIRHELGARLELRHVPELTFKATDSIEYSANISRMLNDLRSDKKDD